One genomic window of Punica granatum isolate Tunisia-2019 chromosome 1, ASM765513v2, whole genome shotgun sequence includes the following:
- the LOC116206604 gene encoding uncharacterized protein LOC116206604 — protein sequence MAADMAELMALLRAPNRTSSNSTPPPGYGPTVDPNPWVPPTHASEGIEAPAIHAPASLPANVPPPSVTLPAAIPLPPSNPTTLVPPPMSIPVPAPVYAAPPPMVFQAQSPHAPAHTAEPVPFQAPQPHISFSYPTLPPLNIPIPEPGTPTQAVPIAPPTNFLPEMGTEQEQRLKKMEENIKALQSGGPRLDAGDCDWSLFPGMRLPPKIKVPEFQRYHGTTDPRHHLRHYRGKMLQYWDYEEFVIHTFQDSLAGAALDWYMSLKAADIPTWTDLSGKFIDQYKYCAETPPTLLELSTMEMAEDQGFEAYAVKWRARAAKHVPPISEAQQIQLFHSTLKGAYYLHLLAHTSSFSNLIDAGKKLDIGVKLGKIEGPAEKKEGESSKKVATGTPSAGNRRGKDASVNAVNSGRQAPQQYSINYTPAPPTTQAYAPPPVHYQQQLPAQQVYYSAPPASFPLPAPHNYVPIPPPIQQSRPPASRTPQPVQRAPAPQDQQSTAPRRRQFTPLPAPLSHIYRQLLAGNRIKSVAPNPDFDPTIQDQSRHCEYHQGAPGHTTDDCWKLREKIQAMIDGKQLTFNAVKLRTCKLILFPITGQARDPALT from the coding sequence ATGGCTGCCGACatggccgagctcatggccctACTCAGAGCTCCAAACCGCACCTCCTCGAACTCTACTCCGCCTCCGGGGTACGGGCCAACAGTTGACCCAAACCCTTGGGTCCCGCCGACCCATGCTTCGGAAGGTATTGAAGCGCCTGCGATACACGCACCGGCGAGCCTCCCAGCTAACGTCCCTCCGCCATCGGTGACTCTCCCGGCAGCCATTCCTCTTCCACCGTCGAACCCGACTACTCTAGTACCGCCGCCGATGTCCATACCGGTTCCGGCACCGGTTTACGCGGCTCCTCCGCCGATGGTCTTCCAGGCACAGAGCCCCCACGCTCCTGCTCACACAGCCGAGCCTGTCcccttccaagctccacaaccccacaTCAGCTTTTCTTACCCAACTCTACCTCCCCTAAACATTCCCATccctgaaccgggcacgccaacCCAGGCTGTCCCCATAGCTCCACCGACAAACTTTCTCCCGGAAATGGGGACTGAGCAGGAGCagagattgaagaagatggaagagaaCATCAAAGCCTTACAATCAGGTGGTCCTCGCCTCGATGCCGGCGATTGCGATTGGAGTCTTTTTCCGGGTATGCGGCTACCCCCGAAGATTAAGGTGCCTGAATTCCAAAGGTACCATGGCACTACCGACCCCcgtcaccatctccgtcactacagGGGAAAGATGCTGCAGTACTGGGACTACGAAGAGTTCGTCATCCACACGTTCCAGGACAGTTTGGCGGGAGCGGCTCTTGATTGGTACATGTCACTGAAAGCCGCGGATATCCCTACATGGACGGACCTTTCGGgcaaattcatcgaccagtacaaGTACTGTGCAGAAACGCCCCCGACCCTGTTGGAGCTCAGTACAATGGAGATGGCCGAGGATCAGGGCTTCGAGGCCTACGCAGTAAAGTGGAGGGCTAGAGCGGCGAAACATGTCCCCCCGATCAGTGAGGCGCAGCAGAtccaattattccactctaccCTCAAAGGGGCCTACTACTTGCACCTGTTGGCTCACACGTCTTCGTTCTCCAACCTTATCGACGCCGGGAAGAAGCTTGATATCGGCGTTAAGCTCGGCAAGATAGAAGGACCGGCCGAGAAGAAAGAGGGAGAGTCCTCGAAGAAGGTTGCTACTGGGACACCCTCCGCGGGAAACAGGAGAGGAAAAGACGCGTCCGTCAATGCTGTTAACTCAGGGCGCCAAGCCCCCCAACAGTATTCCATCAATTACACGCCCGCACCACCGACCACTCAGGCGTATGCCCCACCTCCGGTGCATTATCAGCAGCAACTCCCAGCGCAACAAGTATATTATTCCGCCCCGCCGGCCTCCTTTCCGTTGCCGGCCCCGCACAATTACGTCCCTATTCCCCCTCCGATCCAACAAAGCAGGCCTCcggcttcgagaactcctcagccggtgcaacgggctccggccccgcaggACCAACAAAGCACTGCGCCGCGGCGCAGACAATTCACACCCCTTCCGGCCCCGCTCTCCCACATATACCGGCAACTCCTCGCAGGCAATAGGATTAAATCAGTAGCGCCTAACCCCGATTTCGACCCCACCATTCAGGATCAGAGTCGGCACTGCGAGTACCATCAGGGCGCACCCGGTCACACCACCGACGATTGTTGGAAGCTGCGGGAGAAGATCCAAGCTATGATTGATGGCAAACAACTCACGTTCAACGCCGTCAAACTCCGAACGTGCAAGTTAATCCTCTTCCCGATCACGGGTCAAGCTCGGGACCCAGCATTAACATGA
- the LOC116206612 gene encoding uncharacterized protein LOC116206612, which produces MVGKILLRHNYIPGSGLGARGQGINRPIEIEEYKNRRGLGFRPSCHEIIEARRGKRLHRLAAYYGKINRGTPVPPLSHFFSGSQHIVGGTLDGPSSDLDDALVDLPGIYAVTEETPSGVYIRLAQENEELNNWTSIEESLHRLENRQLTSVEPTEEINIGTEEEPRTLKIGTGLDPTQRARMIDFLKEYQEVFAWSYADMPGLDPSIVKHSLPLDTENFPPKRQHLRRQRAGLLLRIKEEVVKQINAGFLEVCNYSEWVANIVPVEKKDGRVRVCVDYRDLNKASPKDNFPLPHIDVLVDNTARHNQFSFMDGFSGYNQIRMAEDDKIKTTFITMWGTFCYKVMPFGLKNAGATYQRAMVTLFHDMMHKEIEVYVDDMIAKSKEGEDHLVNLRRLFERLKKYKLRLNPAKCTFGAKSGKLLGFVVSERGIEVDPDKVKAIRELPPPSTVREVRSFLGRLNYIARFIANLSDKCQPLFRLLRKNAAIEWDDDCQKAFDDIKTYLVQSPVLVPPTPGRPLILYLTVRRQSLGCMLGQEDESTRAEHAIYYLSKKFTEGESNYPEIEKMCCALVWVMQRLRQYTLYHTIRLLSKADPLKYLLGSPSSMRNIAKWRCQLTEYDIEYVPRTSVKGQAIADHLAEFPIEDDTPINSDFPDEGILRVDEEEDGTAWKMYFDGAVNSTGSGIGAVLISPDGRYYPIAAKVNFLCTNNVAEYEACILGLQAAIDFKVKELEVFGDSMLTIFQTLGQWKTKDAKLVPYHEYLEELAENFEKISFTYTPRIKNQFADALATLASMVSITKENLIEPLEIEIAKGPAYCDTIEATDEQPWYEDIKHFLQTGQYPTFANRRDRKTLRRLTAHYFLSGETLYRRSFDATLLRCVDENEAQRLMGEIHEGSCGPHMSGLMLTKKLMRLGYFWSTMEADCAKHVRHCHLCQVYADQIKAPPNELRPMAAPWPFSMWGIDVIGPINPKASNGHMFILVAIDYFTKWIEAITLASVTANAVARFLKRDIIARYGVPETIITDNAKNLNNRIIDELCERFKIHHRNSTPYRPQMNGAVEAANKNIKRIIEKMTVTYKDWHEMLPFALLAYRTSIRTSTGATPYSLVYGMEAILPIEVEIPSMRVLAESKLEEAEWAKQRYEQLNLIDEKRLTALCHGQCYQQRMARAFNARVRHREFRPGDLVLRKVLHITPDSRGKFAYKYDGPFVVREVFSGGAIILSDMDGTENALPVNADALKKYYP; this is translated from the exons atggtGGGGAAGATCTTGCTGCGCCATAATTACATTCCGGGTTCCGGACTCGGAGCACGTGGgcaagggatcaaccgcccaATCGAGATCgaagagtacaagaacaggaggggactcggttttcgcccttcctgccacGAGATTATTGAAGCCCGTAGAGGCAAGCGCCTCCACCGTCTCGCAGCGTACTACgggaagatcaacaggggcacCCCAGTTCCGCCACTCTCCCACTTCTTTTCAGGATCACAGCACATCGTCGGAGGTACTCTTGACGGCCCCTCCTCGGATTTAGACGACGCGCTTGTCGATCTGCCAGGCATatacgccgtcaccgaggagactcCTTCAGGGGTCTACATCCGCCTCGCGCAGGAGAATGAGGAgctcaacaactggacctca atagaggagagtttgcacCGCCTCGAGAACCGTCAACTCACCTCAGTTGAGCCaacagaagaaatcaacatagGCACTGAAGAGGAACCTCGCACGCTAAAGATCGGGACGGGCCTCGATCCAACACAACGAGctcggatgatcgatttcttgaaggagtaccaagaggtctttgcctggtcctacgccgacatgccgggcttagatccgtcgatagtcaagcactCTCTCCCACTCGATACAGAGAACttcccgcccaaacggcaACACCTACGGCGGCAGCGagccggccttctcctccgcatcaaggaggaggtcgTCAAGCAGATAAATGCGGGATTCCTAGAAGtctgcaattactctgaatgggtggcaaacatcgtGCCCGTGGAGAAAAAGGACGGAAGGGTCAGGgtttgcgtcgactatcgggacctcaaCAAGGCTAGTCCTAAAGACAACTTCCCTCTGCCTCACATCGACGTCTTGGTCGACAACACCGCGCGCCACAATcagttctccttcatggatggcttttCGGGGTATAACCAAATCCGGATGGCTGAAgacgacaagatcaaaacgactttcatcacgatgtggggcacgttttgctacaaggtcatgcccttcgggctcaaaaatgccggggcaacctaccaacgggcaatggttacgctcttccacgacatgatgcataaggagatcgaggtctacgtcgacgacatgatcgcaaAGTCCAAGGAGGGAGAGGATCACCTCGTCAATCTGAGGCGTCTCTTCGAAcgtctcaagaagtacaagcttAGGCTCAACCCGGccaagtgcacattcggcgcgaaatccggaaaacTGCTAGGATTTGTGGTCAGCGAACGAGGCATCGAGGTCGATCCTGACAAGGTGAAAGCGATTAGGGAGTTACCTCCGCCATCAACAGTGCGCGAGGTacggagcttcttaggacgactgaactacatcgcgcgtttcatcgcGAACTTATCAGATAAGTGTCAACCCCTCTTCCGGCTGCTTCGTAAAAATGCAGCAATTGAATGGGACGACGattgtcagaaggcctttgacgATATTAAGACATACTTAGTTCAGTCGCCGGTGTTGGTCCCGCCCACGCCAGGTCGACCTCTCATTCTTTACCTGACGGTGCGCCGGCAATCATTGGGGTGCATGCTGGGACAAGAAGATGAGTCCACACGCGCAGAACATGCcatctactatctgagcaagaagtttactgaaggggaatccaattacccggagattgagaagatgtgctgcgcactggtgtgggtcatgcagagacttcGACAGTACACCCTCTATCACACTATCCGCTTGCTGTCGaaagcggatcccctgaaatatctacttggtagcccatcctccatgaggaacattgcAAAGTGGCGCtgtcaactgacggagtacgacatcgagtatgtgccccgcacatcagtcaaggggcaagcaattgcagacCATTTGGCGGAATTTCCCATCGAGGATGACACGCCGATCAACTCCGACTTTCCAGACGAAGGGATCCTCCGAgtagatgaggaggaggatgggaccgcgtggaagatgtatttcgacggcgcggtgaattccaccggttctggtatcggcgcagtgctgatatccccggacggacgtTATTACccgattgcagcaaaagttaattttctctgcaccaataatgtggccgaatacgaggcatgcatccttggcTTGCAAGcagcgattgatttcaaggtgaaggagctagaagtgttcggagattcaatgctcacaatcttccaaacgttagggcaatggaagacgaaagacgcaAAGTTAGTACCATACCACGAGTATCTcgaggagttagcggagaacttcgagaaaatctcgttcacctacacGCCACGTATCAAGAATCAGTTTGCAGATGCACTTGCGACACTGGCATcaatggtgagcatcacaaaagaaaacCTCATCGAGCCACTTGAGATCGAGATTGCCAAAGGCCCGGCTTACTGCGACACAATCGAGGCGACCGATGAAcagccatggtacgaagacatcaaacaTTTTCTGCAAACTGGCCAATACCCGACATTTGCCAACCGTCGGGACCGGAAAACACTTAGGCGACTCACAGCGCATTACTTCCTGAGCGgagagactctctaccgccgttccttcgaCGCCACGCTACTCCGGTGTGTTGACGAAaacgaggcacaacgcctcatgggaGAGATACATGAAGGGAgttgtggaccccatatgagcggtctcatgctcaccaagaaactcatgcgcctaggttacttttggtccaccatggaggccGACTGCGCCAAACACGTCAGACACTGCCACTTGTGCCAGGTCTatgccgatcagatcaaagcacccCCCAATGAGCTACGCCCGATGGCGgccccgtggcccttttcaatgtggggcattgACGTGATCGGCCCTATcaatcccaaagcatccaatggacacatgttcattttggtggcaattgactacttcaccaagtggatcgaggccataacgctcgcttcggtcaccgcaaatgCCGTGGCACGTTTCCTTAAGCGcgacatcatcgcccgatatGGAGTCCCCGAAAcaatcatcaccgacaatgctaagaacctgaacaacaggaTCATCGATGAGCTTTGTGAGCGATTCAAAATACACCACCGCAATTCCACaccataccgtccccaaatgaacggtgcggtggaggctgcgaacaaaaacatcaagaggatcatcgagaaaatgacggtgacctataaggattggcacgagatgctcccttttgcgctcttggcatatcgAACGTCCATCCgcacttcaaccggggcaactccgtactccctagtctacggcatggaagcaatcctcccaatcgaagtggagattccctccatgagggtcctcgccgagtccaagctcgaagaagcagaatgggcgaagcagcgctacgaacagctcaatctcattgacgagaaACGGCTAACAGCGCTCTGCCACGGtcaatgctaccaacaaagaatggctcgagcgtTCAATGCAAGGGTTCGCCACCGCGAATTCCGCCCCGGTGATCTCGTCCTACGAAAGGTCTTGCACATCACACCTGACTCTCGGGGCAAGTTTGCATACAAGTATGATGGACCTTTCGTCGTCAGGGAAGTCTTCTCCGGAGGGGCAATTATCCTAAGCGATATGGACGGGACCGAAAACGCACTCCCGGTCAATGCCGATGCCCTTAAGAAGTACTACCCTTAA
- the LOC116192555 gene encoding F-box protein PP2-A13, with translation MGASLSGPASDFNGDSSLAKPRLGDIPESCVALVLVYLDPPEICNLARLNRAFHGASSADFIWESKLPPNYRAIIEQVLDEPKLLNLGKKDIYARLCRPNPFDGGTKEICLDKKTGGVCLSISSKGLTITGIDDRRYWKYISTEESRFHTVAYLQQIWWFEVDGEFEFPFPSGTYSLFFRVQLGRPTRRLGRRVCNLEHVHGWDIKPVRFQLTTSDGQHSVSQCHLKNNTRTWANYHAGDFVVEGRHESSTKIKFSMTQIDCTHTKGGLCLDSVLVCPTSIGKCIN, from the exons ATGGGTGCTAGTCTCTCTGGGCCAGCGTCGGATTTTAATGGGGACAGCTCCCTGGCGAAGCCTCGGCTCGGGGACATACCGGAGAGCTGCGTGGCATTAGTCTTGGTCTACTTGGATCCGCCCGAAATCTGCAACTTGGCCCGATTGAACCGGGCTTTCCACGGGGCTTCCTCCGCCGATTTCATCTGGGAATCGAAGCTGCCCCCCAACTATCGGGCTATTATCGAGCAAGTGTTGGATGAGCCGAAGCTGTTGAATTTGGGGAAGAAGGATATCTACGCACGGCTTTGCCGCCCTAATCCCTTCGATGGCGGCACTAAG GAGATCTGTCTGGACAAGAAGACAGGTGGGGTCTGTTTGTCGATTTCTTCTAAGGGTTTGACAATTACCGGGATCGATGATCGCAGATACTGGAAATATATCTCGACTGAGGAATCGAG ATTCCACACGGTTGCGTACCTCCAACAGATCTGGTGGTTCGAAGTGGATGGAGAGTTTGAGTTCCCATTTCCTTCAGGGACCTATAGCCTATTCTTCAGGGTACAGCTTGGCCGGCCCACAAGGAGGCTGGGCCGTCGGGTCTGCAATTTGGAGCACGTTCATGGCTGGGACATTAAGCCGGTTCGGTTCCAGCTGACAACGTCAGATGGCCAGCATTCTGTCTCTCAGTGCCACCTGAAGAATAACACCAGGACCTGGGCTAACTACCACGCAGGGGATTTTGTCGTCGAGGGTCGTCATGAATCATCCACGAAGATCAAGTTCTCGATGACCCAGATTGACTGTACGCACACCAAAGGTGGGCTCTGCTTAGATTCGGTTCTTGTGTGCCCCACTAGCATAGgaaaatgcattaattga